One stretch of Brevibacillus laterosporus DNA includes these proteins:
- a CDS encoding cupin domain-containing protein: MNMYPKSCYHYQWHNPMHINWNNNNWDYNWNPHYYNWNNNWNSYYGNIILKDYGPKPFVVNIDKATKQNNTYRTALWTGKNLQVTLMSINVGDDIGLEIHPTTDQFIRIEEGQGLVQMGDSKDKLDFQEMAYDGYAIMIPAGKWHNVTNTGNKPLKVYSIYAPPNHPYGTVHETKANAMSAEENHHY, encoded by the coding sequence ATGAATATGTACCCTAAATCATGCTATCACTATCAATGGCATAATCCAATGCATATCAACTGGAATAACAACAATTGGGATTATAATTGGAATCCTCATTATTATAATTGGAATAACAACTGGAATTCTTATTATGGAAACATCATTTTAAAAGATTATGGACCAAAACCATTTGTAGTGAATATTGACAAAGCTACTAAGCAAAACAATACTTACCGCACAGCTTTATGGACAGGGAAAAACTTACAAGTGACTCTGATGAGTATTAATGTTGGAGATGACATCGGTTTAGAAATCCATCCGACAACTGATCAATTCATACGTATTGAAGAAGGTCAGGGACTTGTTCAAATGGGGGATAGCAAAGATAAATTAGATTTTCAAGAAATGGCCTATGATGGCTATGCAATTATGATACCTGCTGGAAAATGGCACAATGTAACCAATACGGGTAATAAACCACTTAAAGTTTACTCTATCTATGCACCACCTAATCATCCGTATGGTACAGTTCATGAAACAAAAGCAAATGCCATGTCTGCTGAAGAAAACCACCATTACTAA
- a CDS encoding N-acetyltransferase produces MFPVLETERLVLREITEEDAEGIFAYFSNTDVTRYYGQENLESIEQAKKFVDFFANNYKEKRGIRWGIERKGTKGIIGTIGFNAWAPKHKRAEIGYEINPEHWRKGYALEAMSEIVSYGFEVLDLTRIGAVVFTENEASNELLTKMGFQKEGVLRDYMYQNSVPHDTNVYSILK; encoded by the coding sequence ATGTTTCCTGTATTAGAAACAGAAAGACTTGTATTAAGAGAAATAACAGAAGAGGATGCTGAAGGTATATTTGCTTATTTTTCTAATACTGACGTAACACGTTATTATGGTCAAGAAAATTTAGAAAGCATAGAGCAAGCAAAAAAATTCGTTGATTTCTTTGCAAACAACTACAAGGAAAAAAGAGGTATTAGGTGGGGTATTGAGAGAAAAGGTACAAAAGGAATAATTGGAACAATTGGGTTTAATGCTTGGGCACCTAAACATAAACGGGCAGAAATAGGCTATGAAATCAATCCAGAGCATTGGCGAAAAGGGTATGCATTGGAAGCAATGTCGGAAATTGTATCATACGGTTTTGAAGTTCTTGATTTAACTCGTATAGGTGCTGTCGTTTTTACAGAGAACGAAGCATCTAATGAATTATTAACAAAAATGGGATTTCAAAAAGAAGGGGTCTTAAGAGATTATATGTATCAAAATAGTGTGCCACATGATACAAATGTTTATTCAATTCTAAAATAA
- a CDS encoding oxidoreductase has protein sequence MDKKNSLTIQFRTETSNDCDLQFADFIIDGKSLFDQFRKYDVVPSLGWGIKEYQDEMVSYFLMQKPHPLLWYRVPVLVCSHCGDLECGFISAKIERIGNTIVWKDFYK, from the coding sequence ATGGATAAGAAAAATAGTCTTACAATACAGTTTCGAACAGAAACTAGTAACGATTGTGATCTACAATTTGCAGATTTCATAATTGATGGTAAATCACTTTTTGACCAGTTTAGGAAGTATGATGTAGTACCTAGTTTGGGATGGGGAATTAAAGAATATCAAGATGAGATGGTTAGTTATTTTCTGATGCAGAAGCCACATCCTCTGTTATGGTATCGAGTCCCTGTATTAGTCTGCTCTCATTGTGGGGATTTAGAGTGTGGGTTTATTTCAGCTAAAATTGAGCGCATTGGTAACACAATTGTTTGGAAGGATTTTTATAAATAA
- a CDS encoding phage terminase small subunit P27 family: protein MVIEANCPLVYLPKDLKKECKKIASELLHIGIMTNLDVDALARFLYARKMYIKVTDALLKTELTVQRKQAIHDEDGAVMDMNEWEEADVAYLDLLINQDKLFKQCRSAASDLGLTKGYRTFPLCI, encoded by the coding sequence ATAGTTATTGAAGCAAACTGCCCGTTAGTCTACCTACCGAAAGACTTGAAAAAAGAATGTAAAAAGATTGCAAGCGAGCTGCTGCATATCGGCATCATGACTAATCTTGATGTAGATGCACTGGCTCGCTTTTTATATGCCCGAAAGATGTATATAAAGGTCACAGACGCCTTGTTGAAAACGGAATTGACAGTGCAGCGCAAACAAGCAATTCATGATGAAGACGGGGCAGTAATGGACATGAATGAATGGGAGGAAGCAGACGTAGCTTATTTAGATTTATTGATCAACCAGGACAAATTATTTAAGCAATGTAGATCAGCAGCAAGTGACCTGGGCCTTACCAAAGGGTACCGAACATTTCCCTTATGTATTTGA
- a CDS encoding glycerophosphodiester phosphodiesterase, whose translation MNKIKKLLKRKTTWILLVLFVFVYVNNSSFFAKRNEGSPFLLAHRGLSQTFTMEGIEGDTCTAERIHEPEHPYLENTLESMDVAFKAGADIVEFDVQPTKDNNFVIFHDWTLECRTNDKGITRDYTTKELQALDIGYGYTADGGKTFPFRGKGINLMPTLDEVLNRFPDRSFLIHIKSDDEKEGVQMAEYLQKLPTKRLDQLTVYGGDKPIAAIKERIPSLRTMSKATMKKDLLTYIAIGWTGYVPSSLHHGELHIPDKVAPWLWGWPNRFLNRMDKADTRVIVVGGNGMGFSSGFDSPEDIKRLPNDYTGGIWTNRIDKIAPLFKK comes from the coding sequence ATGAACAAAATAAAAAAATTACTGAAACGTAAAACTACTTGGATACTTCTTGTCCTATTCGTATTTGTTTATGTTAATAACAGCTCTTTTTTTGCTAAGCGTAATGAGGGTTCCCCTTTTCTTCTTGCTCATCGAGGGCTTTCGCAAACATTCACTATGGAAGGCATAGAGGGTGATACATGTACAGCGGAGCGTATACATGAACCCGAACATCCTTATTTGGAAAATACCCTTGAGTCTATGGATGTTGCTTTTAAAGCTGGTGCAGATATAGTGGAATTTGACGTTCAACCAACTAAAGATAATAATTTTGTCATTTTTCATGATTGGACTCTTGAGTGCCGTACCAATGATAAAGGTATTACAAGAGACTATACTACAAAAGAATTGCAGGCACTTGATATTGGTTACGGTTATACGGCTGATGGTGGGAAAACATTCCCGTTTCGTGGCAAGGGGATTAATCTTATGCCAACACTGGATGAAGTACTTAACCGTTTTCCTGATCGTTCTTTTCTTATTCATATTAAAAGTGATGATGAAAAAGAAGGAGTCCAAATGGCTGAGTACCTTCAAAAACTACCAACTAAACGCCTCGATCAATTAACTGTGTATGGCGGCGATAAACCAATTGCTGCGATAAAGGAACGCATCCCTAGTTTACGAACAATGTCAAAAGCTACAATGAAAAAAGACCTTCTTACTTATATCGCGATAGGATGGACTGGCTACGTTCCTTCTAGCCTTCATCATGGAGAGTTACATATACCTGACAAAGTGGCTCCGTGGCTATGGGGATGGCCAAATCGTTTTCTTAATCGAATGGATAAAGCGGATACGCGAGTTATTGTTGTAGGAGGAAATGGGATGGGGTTTTCAAGTGGGTTTGACTCGCCTGAAGATATAAAACGCCTTCCTAACGATTATACAGGTGGTATTTGGACAAATCGTATTGATAAAATAGCACCTTTATTTAAGAAGTAA
- a CDS encoding formylglycine-generating enzyme family protein, with product MLNEIMSYIDYPMVKIPGGEIELRDDRIKRKWKAEIRPFLLAQYPVTTGLYYAITNKSPNSSDGDLKPVVNISWNDAISFCNLLSQKAGLKECYSISNDGENIICDWESNGYRLPSEAEWQYACKAGTTGYRYGELDKIAWYNENSGGNIHEVGRKEPNAWGLYDMLGNVWEWCWDLYDEEAYGSYRIFRGGSLAEEARGCGASCRRRSHPSFCIDDLGFRLAQSL from the coding sequence GTGTTAAATGAAATAATGAGTTACATTGACTATCCAATGGTAAAAATTCCAGGGGGGGAAATAGAATTAAGAGACGATAGAATAAAAAGAAAATGGAAAGCTGAAATAAGACCGTTTCTTCTTGCCCAGTATCCTGTAACTACGGGTCTATACTATGCTATTACAAATAAATCACCTAATTCTTCTGACGGAGATCTAAAACCGGTTGTGAATATTTCTTGGAATGATGCCATTTCTTTTTGTAATCTACTGTCACAAAAAGCTGGACTGAAAGAGTGTTATTCGATAAGTAATGATGGTGAAAACATTATTTGTGATTGGGAATCAAACGGCTATCGACTTCCTTCAGAAGCAGAGTGGCAATATGCATGTAAAGCAGGGACTACTGGTTATAGATACGGAGAGCTTGATAAGATTGCCTGGTATAATGAAAATTCAGGTGGCAATATCCATGAAGTAGGAAGAAAGGAACCGAATGCATGGGGCTTGTATGATATGTTAGGGAATGTTTGGGAGTGGTGTTGGGATTTATACGATGAAGAAGCGTACGGCTCCTACCGAATTTTTCGAGGAGGTAGCTTGGCTGAAGAGGCTAGGGGATGTGGGGCTTCGTGTCGTCGTCGTAGCCATCCGTCATTTTGCATAGACGACCTTGGATTCCGCCTTGCCCAGTCTCTTTAA